In the genome of Mucisphaera calidilacus, one region contains:
- a CDS encoding DUF3450 family protein — MKHLLTHPLTPSGMAVGLLAVVLGTGLCSAADDPDATPSLTIDQTRDQLEQWVETRRLISKEKRDLEIARELLLERIAVIEAEIEAIRGKIVETEESLAKTDEQYNELTSENEMLKGASETLLATLGAMEEQVRRLLISSPTPVVNQVKILSQQIPGDPESTDLPMSNRYQNVIGILNEINKFNSVVTVANETREVGDGQSAEVTVMYLGVSKAYYTGRSGAIGGVGTPAADGWDWEPVNSAGPAIKLAIDIYKNEEVAAFVDLPLEVQ, encoded by the coding sequence ATGAAACACCTACTGACACACCCGCTCACGCCCTCGGGCATGGCCGTCGGCCTGCTGGCCGTCGTGCTCGGCACGGGCCTCTGCTCCGCCGCCGACGATCCGGACGCGACGCCGTCGCTGACGATCGACCAGACGCGCGATCAGCTCGAGCAGTGGGTGGAGACACGCCGGCTGATCTCGAAGGAAAAGCGCGACCTTGAGATCGCCAGGGAGCTGCTCCTGGAGCGTATCGCGGTGATCGAGGCCGAGATCGAGGCGATCCGCGGGAAGATCGTCGAGACCGAGGAGAGCCTCGCCAAGACCGACGAGCAGTACAACGAACTCACCAGCGAGAACGAGATGCTCAAGGGCGCGTCCGAGACGCTGCTGGCGACACTCGGCGCGATGGAAGAGCAGGTCCGCCGTCTGCTGATCAGCTCGCCGACGCCGGTGGTCAATCAGGTGAAGATCCTCAGCCAGCAGATCCCCGGCGACCCGGAGTCGACCGACCTGCCGATGTCGAACCGCTACCAGAACGTGATCGGCATCCTGAACGAGATCAACAAGTTCAACAGCGTCGTCACCGTCGCCAACGAAACCCGCGAGGTGGGCGACGGACAGTCGGCGGAGGTCACGGTGATGTACCTCGGCGTCTCGAAGGCCTACTACACGGGACGCAGCGGTGCGATCGGCGGCGTGGGCACGCCCGCGGCGGACGGCTGGGACTGGGAGCCGGTCAACAGCGCCGGACCGGCGATCAAGCTGGCGATCGACATCTACAAGAACGAAGAAGTGGCGGCCTTCGTGGACCTGCCTCTTGAGGTCCAGTGA
- a CDS encoding MotA/TolQ/ExbB proton channel family protein — protein MKTPHTLALILIGLLTALPVLAQDEPATANDTQVTAPAPAPEEAAAETPESAQETEAEAAPAEPAEAPADTAAQAAPEAPAPTFADVSRTVKDQLDTAVEELNELRARIAAEQIPLNSKLSQLESQLIDARQELQAATRRLDSRNLELANLRKSITSRKDEARYLSNLLSEYLRNLEPRVHIAELQRYEEQIEAARLAPENTNLTEQERFNVQLGMVRTSIERLFDLQGGASYEGYAADEQGNIHEGTFVAVGPEVVFSSKDGKVVGTVDARLNSAEPTVTPFSDEEDTRLTAQVVAQSEGMLPFDPTLGNAHVIEATQDTFIEHVQKGGPVMIPIFLLAGLSLLIAVFKWLGLAAITNPSRKRMQALLTAVEKRDKPGAIAAAKKIGGPAGEMLTIGVEHLGEARELIEELMYEKVLSSTLRLQRYLPFISICAAAAPLLGLLGTVTGIINTFEMITIFGTGDAETLSGGISEALITTKFGLIVAIPSLLLYAYLSRKARGIIDGMGQAGVALMNQIGKTPYTEKKEAA, from the coding sequence ATGAAAACACCCCACACCCTGGCACTGATCCTCATCGGTCTGCTCACCGCGCTGCCGGTGCTGGCGCAGGATGAACCGGCCACCGCCAACGATACGCAGGTCACCGCCCCCGCCCCGGCTCCCGAAGAAGCGGCGGCGGAAACCCCCGAGTCTGCTCAAGAGACAGAGGCCGAAGCCGCCCCGGCAGAGCCGGCCGAAGCGCCTGCGGACACCGCTGCTCAGGCCGCGCCCGAGGCCCCGGCACCGACCTTCGCGGACGTCTCCAGGACGGTCAAGGATCAACTCGACACCGCCGTCGAAGAGCTGAACGAGCTGCGGGCACGGATCGCGGCGGAGCAGATCCCGCTCAACAGCAAGCTCAGTCAGCTCGAGTCGCAGCTGATTGACGCCCGCCAGGAGCTGCAGGCGGCGACGCGCCGGCTCGACAGCCGCAACCTCGAGCTGGCGAACCTGCGCAAGTCGATCACGTCCCGCAAGGACGAGGCTCGCTACCTCTCGAATCTCTTGTCGGAGTACCTGCGCAACCTCGAGCCACGCGTGCACATCGCCGAGCTCCAGCGCTACGAGGAGCAGATCGAGGCGGCCCGCCTCGCGCCCGAGAACACCAACCTGACCGAGCAGGAACGCTTCAACGTTCAGCTGGGTATGGTCAGGACCTCGATCGAACGCCTGTTCGACCTGCAGGGCGGCGCGAGTTACGAGGGGTACGCCGCCGACGAGCAGGGCAACATCCACGAGGGCACCTTCGTGGCGGTCGGTCCCGAGGTGGTCTTCAGCTCGAAGGACGGCAAGGTGGTCGGCACCGTCGACGCCCGCCTGAACTCGGCGGAGCCCACGGTCACGCCCTTCAGCGACGAAGAAGACACCCGTTTGACGGCACAGGTTGTCGCTCAGAGCGAGGGCATGCTGCCCTTCGACCCGACGCTCGGCAACGCGCACGTGATCGAGGCGACGCAGGACACCTTCATCGAGCACGTCCAGAAGGGCGGCCCGGTCATGATCCCCATCTTCCTGCTGGCGGGCCTGTCGCTGCTGATCGCCGTCTTCAAGTGGCTCGGCCTCGCAGCGATCACCAACCCGTCGCGCAAGCGGATGCAGGCGCTGCTGACTGCCGTCGAGAAGCGCGACAAGCCCGGCGCGATCGCCGCGGCCAAGAAGATCGGCGGGCCCGCTGGCGAGATGCTGACCATCGGCGTCGAGCACCTCGGCGAGGCACGCGAACTCATCGAAGAGCTCATGTACGAGAAGGTGCTCTCCTCGACGCTCCGCCTGCAACGCTACCTGCCCTTCATCTCGATCTGCGCTGCCGCGGCGCCGCTGCTCGGCCTGCTCGGCACCGTCACCGGCATCATCAACACCTTCGAGATGATCACCATCTTCGGCACCGGTGACGCGGAAACCCTCTCGGGCGGCATCTCCGAGGCGCTGATCACCACGAAATTCGGACTCATCGTCGCCATCCCCTCTTTGTTGCTCTACGCCTACCTCTCCCGCAAGGCGCGTGGCATCATCGACGGCATGGGGCAGGCCGGCGTCGCGCTCATGAACCAGATCGGCAAGACGCCTTACACCGAGAAGAAGGAGGCCGCCTGA
- a CDS encoding MotA/TolQ/ExbB proton channel family protein, translating into MITLSQLQPQLQTFWTDATQIWLAGGWAMIAIAVVAMVLFAVGMHIYLRLKTRNVGYVKESTWRTWIDKPDERYGLIGEHLDFVSGITTLEGMTQAFDELRTKEITPYKRDLRVMRICVSAAPLLGLLGTVTGMLNTFGALASGSGADATIDLVAGGISEALITTETGLVIAIPGLFFQYHLSHMIERYQAFLAHMETACMQRLYRKLSSKTETRPAA; encoded by the coding sequence GTGATCACCCTCAGCCAGCTCCAACCCCAACTCCAGACCTTCTGGACCGACGCCACCCAGATCTGGCTGGCCGGCGGCTGGGCCATGATCGCGATCGCGGTCGTGGCGATGGTGCTCTTCGCCGTGGGCATGCACATCTACCTCCGGCTCAAGACGCGCAACGTGGGCTACGTCAAGGAGTCGACCTGGCGCACCTGGATCGACAAGCCCGACGAACGCTACGGGCTCATCGGCGAGCACCTCGACTTCGTCAGCGGCATCACGACGCTCGAGGGCATGACCCAGGCCTTCGACGAGCTGCGCACCAAGGAGATCACGCCCTACAAGCGCGACCTGCGCGTCATGCGGATCTGCGTCTCGGCGGCGCCGCTGCTCGGCCTGCTCGGCACCGTCACCGGCATGCTCAACACCTTTGGCGCACTCGCATCGGGCTCCGGCGCCGACGCGACCATCGACCTGGTGGCCGGCGGCATCTCCGAGGCCCTCATCACCACCGAGACCGGACTCGTGATCGCCATCCCGGGTCTCTTCTTCCAGTACCACCTCAGCCACATGATCGAACGCTACCAGGCGTTCCTGGCCCATATGGAGACCGCCTGCATGCAGCGGCTCTACCGCAAGCTTTCCTCGAAAACGGAGACCAGGCCCGCCGCATAA
- a CDS encoding ExbD/TolR family protein — MGRFTDYQSGDDGETKVDISPLIDCVFILLIFFIVTTSFVQETGIEVDKPQPSSQPTNDEKTTIVLRLDESGRVFYEGRDIGIAGVQSEVKRVLQSEEAPVIVQASFKAPVGSLVRVMDEARIAGATRVSLAQTQ, encoded by the coding sequence ATGGGACGCTTTACGGACTACCAATCCGGCGACGACGGGGAAACGAAGGTCGATATCTCGCCGCTGATCGACTGCGTGTTCATCCTGCTGATCTTCTTCATCGTGACGACGAGCTTCGTGCAGGAGACCGGCATCGAGGTGGACAAGCCCCAGCCGAGTAGCCAGCCGACCAACGACGAGAAGACGACCATCGTCCTGCGCCTCGACGAGTCCGGACGCGTCTTCTACGAGGGCCGGGACATCGGGATCGCCGGCGTGCAGTCAGAAGTCAAACGCGTGCTCCAGTCCGAGGAGGCACCGGTGATCGTCCAGGCGTCGTTCAAGGCGCCGGTCGGGTCGCTGGTCCGCGTCATGGACGAGGCACGGATCGCCGGCGCGACCAGGGTCAGCCTGGCCCAGACACAGTGA
- a CDS encoding ExbD/TolR family protein: MSRFERLREVEDSPDIDMSPMIDCVFIMLIFFIVATTFIEESGVDVEKPRAATQANLERESIYIALTAEGEVVYAGKQIGITGVRALVSRMVEKDPGMPVVIEADLGAESGKLIKIIDEAKLAGATKVSMATKLSQN, encoded by the coding sequence ATGAGCCGTTTTGAACGCCTACGCGAGGTCGAAGACAGCCCCGACATCGACATGTCGCCGATGATCGACTGCGTCTTCATCATGCTCATCTTCTTCATCGTCGCCACCACCTTCATCGAGGAGTCGGGCGTCGACGTCGAGAAGCCACGCGCCGCGACGCAGGCCAACCTCGAACGCGAGAGCATCTACATCGCCCTGACCGCCGAGGGCGAGGTCGTCTACGCCGGCAAGCAGATCGGCATCACCGGCGTACGGGCCCTGGTTAGCCGCATGGTCGAAAAAGACCCCGGCATGCCCGTCGTCATCGAGGCCGACCTCGGGGCGGAGTCCGGTAAACTCATCAAGATCATCGACGAGGCCAAGCTCGCCGGCGCGACCAAGGTCAGCATGGCGACCAAGCTCTCCCAGAACTGA
- a CDS encoding energy transducer TonB codes for MTRKRTTRQVHPLLHHAAVLVSAALFTLGLFLVLPVMQSIAKQPPPDTRLQGANVADVPPPPPPPEEEPPEEEPEEEPPQFEEAPPLDLSQLEVALNPGGAGLWSGDAFAPKINTRELMGGVDDILASMGDLDSRPRVVYQPGPMLDAKLRKLAPATVYVIFIVDTNGRVENAQVQNPLHPSLNKAALNAVKQWKFEPGMKSGEPVRFRMRVPITFPEG; via the coding sequence ATGACGAGGAAGCGAACAACCCGACAGGTTCACCCGCTGCTGCACCACGCCGCCGTGCTGGTCTCCGCGGCCCTGTTCACACTCGGCCTGTTCCTCGTGCTCCCCGTGATGCAGTCGATCGCCAAGCAGCCGCCGCCCGACACCCGGCTCCAGGGCGCCAACGTCGCCGACGTCCCGCCGCCGCCGCCGCCGCCCGAGGAAGAGCCTCCCGAGGAAGAGCCCGAGGAAGAACCCCCCCAGTTCGAGGAGGCGCCGCCTCTCGACCTCAGCCAGCTCGAGGTCGCGCTCAACCCGGGCGGAGCCGGACTCTGGTCGGGTGATGCCTTCGCCCCGAAGATCAACACCCGCGAGCTCATGGGTGGCGTCGACGACATCCTCGCCAGCATGGGCGACCTCGATTCGAGGCCCCGCGTGGTCTACCAGCCCGGGCCGATGCTCGACGCCAAGCTGCGCAAGCTCGCGCCGGCGACGGTCTACGTCATCTTCATTGTCGACACGAACGGCCGCGTCGAGAACGCCCAGGTACAGAATCCCCTGCACCCGTCGCTGAACAAGGCGGCGCTCAACGCCGTCAAGCAATGGAAGTTCGAACCCGGCATGAAGAGCGGGGAGCCGGTCCGCTTCCGCATGAGAGTTCCCATCACGTTCCCGGAAGGGTGA